The segment tATGATGTAGTAAATGTCATcgaaaattaatatatatggtTATAGAGATTTTTTCTCCGACGAAGAAATGTTTGACACTCTTTAGTATATGTGACTCTTGTCAACAAGTAATGATAATTGATGATAAATGTTTATGGTGATGAATGTAAAATGTGTCTAATCGGGTGATTATAGTAGTAGTGATTAATCAATTGATAAAATGAACTACTGATGATGATTAATTATAGTGATTAAAGTTGACTAGTTGGTGATCGTAGATGGTTGTAATCAATAATTGAGGGTACTAGCAATAGTGAATGATGAAGTGTCCAAAATTGAGTTAGTGGCAGTGATTAGTAAAATTTCACTCTTAATCAGAGGTATTAGGTTGGAGTTctgaatataaagaaaaacttaaataaaCATATCAAAGATTGCTTTATTAGTGACCAGAAATCTTGAGTTCAAGGTAGGAGTTCtgaatataataaaaaacttaaataaaaatatcaaagacTGCTTCATCGATGACCAGAGATTTTGAGTTCGAATcctgaatataaaataaacatatcaAACATATCTTGTAAATTACTATCAAGACTTTCTAGTATATATACAAAGtctacaaaattatttttacttaattcGTACGAACCTATAAATTACCTAGCTCAGCTTTTAATTAAGAGGATCCAACATCTactctttttctttatatataaataacataattcatttataaaaaaaatcaaataaatccttcGATCCTATTCGACTCTACCCTCCTAACGTGTAAGCAAGGAAGAAAAAAACATCACAACATGCAAAAGAAGACACCATATTTCCACCTGCCAAAACCTATGAATTTTTCGTCAGCCACGTACTTAACATGCAACCCCTTTAATCCCCTATATATTCAGTTCATTTTCATAGACTAAACATCTCACATCTTTTCattaatcatcatcataaaaataaaaaaaagagaagtatACAATTAAAAATCATGGGTAAAATTATGATAGTTGGAGCCATTTCTTTAGCCATCCTTTTTATGGCAGCCACAGTTTGTAGCTCACGTATCATGACCATCACCATTGCTGAAGATGCTCTTAACCCTCAAACTCAAAGCTGCCAGCAGCAATTTCAACAGGTTCGCTTTCATTTTATCTAATTTCCTCCCCTTTTTTACGCTTTCATTTTATCTAATTTCCTCCCCTTTTTTACGCTTTTCGATGTATgtgactcttttatttttttccttcttttttagGAAAATGTACAAGTAACCCTCACGATTAtctccgaaatctcagagacacacttatactttactatggtcctattaccccctggacttattttataagtaatttttcaccccttttcgacctacgtggcattaacttgaaaaaataagtcaatcacgttgacccacaagatagtgccacgtaagccgaaaagggtatgaaattattaataaaataagttcagagctaataggatcttagtatagtataagtgtgtatctGAGATTTCGAACATAgattgaggggtacttgtgcattatcccttctttttcaattaattttttttagttatgaaattcaaacaaatttattattatccaaattttttatatattttttacaaatattttaaagacataatatataaacatgacttttaacttggcttcaacaGATAATTATGCACTTTAATTTTGATTCTACATgagtagacacttaaatttgtataaaattgaacaagtagacaaaaATGTCCATTCATGGCATAATACAGGTAGGATGCTATGTTAATTGTCATTTAGGGTGTCACGTAGAACAAATGTGTttattgttcaattttatacaagtttaagtatcTAATTGTACAAATCAAATGTTAAAGATTGACAATTtcatacaagtttaagtgcctTTATATGTttcaatttcacaaaatttaaagattccATGCACAAATTCTGATAAATTTAAATCgcttgatttttgaaaaatgaaaattatcaCGTAAATTGAGATTACCATATCGTATGTTTTTGCTTATATAACAAAATACAGGCACAGCAGCTACGTTCATGCCAGCAGTTTCTAAGGCATAGGAGCCAGCAGTATGAGGACCAACAGATTCCTCGTGAGGTTCAACAATGTTGCAATCAGCTTGAACAGATACAAGACCCACAGTGCCGTTGCGAGGGACTAATGAGAGTGGTTCAACAAGAGGAACAAACAGGGCAAGTTCAAGGAAGACAGAGGCAACAAATGCTTCAAACTGCACAGAATTTGCCTGGTTTATGTAGAATTAGCCCACAACGATGTGAGATCCAAACTGTTCGCAGCTTCTTTTAAATTGCAAAAATTATATGTAATCCTGCGTTCgcttatgaataaataaatgatcTAGTAGTTGTAAAACTCGATcgtagtaataaaataaaatcacacCTTCTGGTGTGATTTTTCTCTCATTGCACGTTGCTTGTACCTGTGAATAAGATCGTTCTATTATGGCAATAATTATCATGAATCTGGATTATTATTCAGATTTATTAAgtgataataaacaaaataaatataccCAATAGTTAAAATTCAAATCTAAAGAAAATGCTCAATAATTAAACGAAAGAGTGAAAGGAGATAAAGGCAATGCTCCTCCATTGTTCCTAGTGTTCAATTTGACGAGGGAATCAATAACGGTTCAATTCGTTAGTGATGTTATCTGTTTTGAAGTTTGATTTGACGAGGTTCAATTCGTTAGTGATGTTGTCTGTTTTGAAGTTTGATTTGACGAGGAAATTTGTAATGACTAAATCTATCAGTGATATTGTCTGCTTTAAATCTAAAATTGACAATTATAATAACGGTTCAATTCATCAGTAATATTGTCTGTTTTGAAGTTCGATTTGATGAGGAAATTTGTAATGGCTAAATCTGCAGGTGATATTGTCATCTAAATCTGACAACTATAAAAAGTGTCACTATTATATAATATCTgcttatttatatatacaatattttttttgtatttttaatgtGAAACTTCTTATTCTAAGTTGGAGTGTTATAAAATTATAGTAAGCAAATAAATATgagaaaacttacataaatatattataaataaaaagtatttactgtttataataataacatttttttcacttgatcactttttaTACATTTATCATAcagttttaatatatattacaaagaataatttattattaacatataatacaaattttattaatggaaaatacatttattatgcTTCTTATCAAAcaagtataatatatttttaaaaacaattataatacatatatattgcatacttaattcacttttaatatatattgcaGATTTAGCATAGTTTTgttataaatgaaaattaatagaaattatCGCTAAAATCTAACATAGTTTTGttacaaatgaaataaatagaaaGTATGGCTTTtgttataaatgaaataaatagaaGGTAtcactaaaatcagtaattatttattaaaagacaCTCATCTACATAATTTTTCCTATATACCTCCAATCAAATcaagtgatatatatatatatatataaaactgatatatgaaatgattagataatttattttagacagTTTTGATAGAGTAAGGTATTGCAGCGCAGTGCTATTAGACACCTTCATTGCTTGAAAGAGCAAATGCTTAGGATACTCGTGTGAAATTTTTAACTGcgatattaaattatttttatatttttgtaaaatttttgacTCTACCGCTAAAATTAAAAAGGAAGATAAAAACATAACAACATGCAGAAGAAAGACACCATATCTCCAGCTGCCAAAATCTATAAAAATTTCCCCATCCACGTACTTAACATGCAACCCTTTTAATCCCCTATAAATTCTGTTCATTTCCATAAAACAAACATCTCACGTCTTTTCattaatcatcatcataataattaaaaaaagagagaagtatttaattaaaaacattGGTAAAATTATGATAGTTAAAGCCATTTCTTTAGCCATCCTTTTTATGGCAACCACG is part of the Solanum pennellii chromosome 8, SPENNV200 genome and harbors:
- the LOC107027175 gene encoding sweet protein mabinlin-4-like, translating into MGKIMIVGAISLAILFMAATVCSSRIMTITIAEDALNPQTQSCQQQFQQAQQLRSCQQFLRHRSQQYEDQQIPREVQQCCNQLEQIQDPQCRCEGLMRVVQQEEQTGQVQGRQRQQMLQTAQNLPGLCRISPQRCEIQTVRSFF